From the genome of Blautia pseudococcoides, one region includes:
- the der gene encoding ribosome biogenesis GTPase Der: MSKPIVAIVGRPNVGKSTLFNALAGEKISIVKDTPGVTRDRIYADVNWLDKSFTLIDTGGIEPDSKDIILSQMREQAQIAIDTADVIIFITDVRQGLVDSDAKVADMLRRSGKPVVLVVNKVDNFDKFIMDTYEFYNLGIGEPVPISSTGKLGIGDMLEKVVEYFDEDAVDGDEEEIPKIAVVGKPNVGKSSLINKMIGESRVIVSDIAGTTRDAIDTRVEWKDREYIFIDTAGLRRKSKIKEELERYSIIRTVTAVERADVVVMMIDATEGVTEQDAKIAGIAHERGKGVIIAVNKWDAIEKNDKTIYKFTDKVREVLSYMPYAEIIFISAETGQRIPKLFETIDMVLENQTLRVQTGVLNEIMTEAVAMQQPPSDKGKRLKLFYITQVAVKPPTFVIFVNDKELMHFSYTRYLENKIRDTFGFKGTSLKFIIRERKEKE, from the coding sequence ATGAGCAAACCGATCGTAGCAATTGTTGGACGACCTAATGTGGGAAAATCCACACTTTTTAACGCCCTGGCAGGAGAGAAGATCTCCATTGTAAAGGATACGCCGGGCGTGACCAGGGACCGTATATATGCGGATGTGAACTGGCTGGATAAATCCTTTACCCTGATAGATACCGGCGGTATCGAACCGGACAGCAAGGACATTATCCTTTCACAGATGCGGGAGCAGGCACAGATCGCCATTGATACCGCGGATGTGATCATTTTTATCACCGATGTGCGCCAAGGGCTGGTGGATTCGGATGCCAAGGTGGCAGATATGCTCAGAAGAAGCGGCAAACCCGTGGTTTTGGTGGTAAATAAAGTGGACAACTTTGACAAATTTATTATGGATACCTACGAATTTTACAATCTGGGTATCGGAGAGCCGGTGCCTATCTCCTCTACAGGAAAGCTGGGCATTGGTGATATGCTGGAAAAAGTGGTGGAGTATTTTGATGAGGATGCAGTGGACGGCGATGAGGAAGAGATTCCCAAAATCGCGGTGGTGGGAAAACCAAATGTAGGAAAATCCTCTCTGATCAACAAGATGATCGGAGAATCCCGTGTCATTGTATCCGACATTGCGGGAACCACAAGGGATGCCATTGATACCAGGGTGGAATGGAAGGACAGAGAATACATTTTCATTGACACGGCAGGACTGAGAAGAAAGAGCAAAATTAAAGAGGAGCTGGAACGGTACAGTATTATCCGTACCGTGACGGCTGTGGAGCGGGCGGATGTGGTTGTTATGATGATTGATGCCACAGAGGGCGTGACTGAGCAGGACGCCAAGATCGCGGGCATTGCCCACGAGAGGGGCAAGGGAGTCATCATTGCCGTGAATAAGTGGGATGCCATCGAGAAAAACGATAAAACGATTTACAAGTTCACAGATAAAGTAAGGGAAGTGTTGTCCTACATGCCCTATGCGGAGATCATTTTCATATCCGCTGAGACAGGACAGAGAATCCCCAAGTTGTTTGAGACCATTGATATGGTGCTTGAAAATCAGACACTGAGAGTCCAGACAGGTGTGCTCAATGAAATCATGACAGAAGCTGTGGCTATGCAGCAGCCACCCTCTGACAAGGGAAAACGCCTGAAATTGTTTTATATTACACAGGTGGCGGTCAAGCCTCCTACCTTCGTTATTTTTGTCAATGACAAAGAGCTGATGCATTTCTCCTACACCAGATACCTGGAGAATAAAATCAGAGATACCTTTGGATTTAAGGGAACATCCCTGAAATTCATCATAAGGGAACGCAAAGAAAAGGAGTAG
- the pgeF gene encoding peptidoglycan editing factor PgeF: MKNSIGGTMEINWKAGIDEHMNVHKTNGVWYLTYPVFEEIPEIVHGFSTRLGGVSRGDCTSMNLSFARGDREEDVRENYRRLAAAVGFSPEQIVCSDQTHTTNVRVVTEADRGKGISIPRDYTDVDGLVTNVPGLVLATFYADCVPLYFVDPEKRVIGLSHSGWKGTVGRIGKVTAETMQREYGCRPEDILAAIGPSICQECYEVSRDVAEQFQEAFPVSEHGKILKEKGHGKYLLNLWAANALIFREAGILPAHISYPGICTCCNPRFLFSHRASKGKRGNLGAFLGLREIN; this comes from the coding sequence ATGAAAAACAGCATAGGCGGTACTATGGAAATTAATTGGAAGGCCGGCATAGATGAGCACATGAATGTCCACAAAACAAACGGCGTTTGGTACCTGACATACCCTGTTTTTGAGGAAATTCCGGAAATTGTACATGGATTTTCCACCAGGCTTGGGGGAGTGAGCAGGGGGGACTGTACATCCATGAACCTGAGCTTTGCCAGAGGCGACCGTGAGGAAGATGTCAGGGAGAATTACAGAAGGCTTGCTGCTGCTGTGGGATTTTCCCCGGAGCAGATCGTCTGCTCTGACCAGACCCATACCACCAATGTGCGTGTGGTCACAGAGGCGGACAGGGGAAAAGGAATTTCCATCCCCAGGGATTACACAGATGTGGACGGACTTGTAACGAATGTTCCGGGTCTGGTGCTTGCCACCTTTTATGCGGATTGTGTCCCGTTATATTTTGTGGACCCTGAAAAGCGCGTCATTGGTTTATCACACTCCGGTTGGAAGGGAACTGTGGGCAGGATAGGAAAAGTGACGGCGGAGACAATGCAGAGGGAATATGGGTGCAGGCCGGAGGATATCCTGGCTGCCATAGGCCCTTCTATCTGCCAGGAATGCTATGAGGTCAGCAGGGATGTGGCAGAGCAGTTTCAAGAGGCATTTCCGGTTTCGGAACACGGGAAGATCCTGAAGGAGAAAGGCCATGGCAAATATCTTTTAAACCTTTGGGCAGCAAATGCGCTGATTTTCCGGGAGGCAGGTATCCTTCCCGCTCATATCTCTTATCCGGGAATCTGTACCTGCTGTAATCCCCGGTTTTTATTTTCCCACAGGGCCAGTAAAGGAAAAAGGGGAAATCTGGGAGCATTCCTCGGATTGCGCGAAATCAATTGA
- a CDS encoding ribose-phosphate pyrophosphokinase, with translation MVNISLLEKSIPVAPIKIAALDSCGRLAQQVDSHLVQFRKELDSHNQSGLNFRGYTADTFLLDCKCPRFGSGEAKGIINESVRGTDLFIMVDVCNHSLTYKVSGHVNHMSPDDHYQDLKRIIATATGKAHRINVIMPFLYESRQHKRSKRESLDCALALQELVQMGVSNIITFDAHDPRVQNSIPLSGFDNFMPTYQFLKTLCASIDDFKIDNEHLMIISPDEGAMQRAVYFSNILGVDMGMFYKRRDYSTVINGRNPIVAHEFLGDSVEGKDVIVIDDMISSGESMLDVAKQLKDRKARRVIVCTTFGLFTDGLEKFDDYFEKEYIYRVITTNLNYRNPDLLNRPYYLEADMSKYLASIMDILNHDLSVEKVRSTTKKINKLLNRFS, from the coding sequence ATGGTCAATATCAGTTTACTGGAGAAGTCCATTCCGGTGGCTCCTATTAAAATAGCAGCCCTGGACAGCTGTGGCAGGCTGGCCCAGCAGGTGGATTCCCATCTGGTACAATTCAGAAAGGAATTAGATTCTCACAATCAGTCCGGACTTAATTTCCGCGGTTATACAGCAGATACTTTTTTACTTGACTGCAAGTGTCCGCGCTTTGGCTCAGGTGAAGCGAAGGGCATCATCAATGAATCCGTGCGCGGCACGGACCTCTTTATTATGGTGGATGTGTGCAATCACAGCCTGACTTATAAAGTCAGCGGGCATGTGAACCACATGTCCCCGGATGACCACTACCAGGATTTAAAGCGTATTATCGCCACTGCTACAGGGAAAGCGCACAGGATCAACGTTATCATGCCATTCCTCTACGAAAGCCGTCAGCACAAGAGAAGCAAGAGGGAATCCCTGGACTGTGCTCTGGCTCTGCAGGAACTGGTACAGATGGGTGTATCCAATATCATCACCTTTGACGCCCACGATCCCCGGGTACAGAACTCGATTCCCCTCTCCGGATTTGATAACTTTATGCCCACCTATCAATTCCTGAAGACACTGTGTGCTTCCATTGACGACTTTAAGATCGACAACGAGCACCTGATGATCATCAGCCCGGATGAGGGCGCCATGCAGCGCGCGGTGTACTTCTCCAATATTCTGGGTGTGGATATGGGTATGTTCTACAAACGCCGGGACTACTCTACCGTTATTAACGGCAGGAACCCCATCGTGGCCCATGAATTTTTAGGTGATTCCGTGGAAGGAAAAGACGTGATCGTCATTGATGACATGATCTCCTCGGGGGAAAGCATGCTGGATGTGGCGAAACAGTTAAAGGACAGGAAAGCAAGGCGCGTCATTGTCTGCACCACCTTCGGACTTTTCACCGACGGTCTGGAAAAATTTGATGACTACTTTGAAAAAGAGTATATTTACCGTGTCATCACCACCAACCTGAATTACAGGAATCCGGATCTGCTGAACCGTCCTTACTATCTGGAAGCTGATATGAGTAAATATCTGGCAAGCATTATGGACATTCTGAACCATGACCTGTCCGTAGAAAAGGTTCGCTCTACAACAAAGAAGATCAATAAGCTGCTGAACCGTTTTTCCTAA
- a CDS encoding PcsB-like coiled-coil domain-containing protein encodes MRNKKCTSLFLTFLIASLTITPVYASATQKKITEAEQQKTETQSNLNASQDKISSLEAKKGDLEGYLTELNRQLTDLSKNLSDLQEKSDAKQAELQQIEEELNDAKARREEQYESMKLRIQYMYENGNDSYMTMLTEAKDFTDFLNKAENIMQLTKYDRKMLNLYKETQQEIENKEAGAKKEQEALEELKQESMDKQAEVSDLVRNTSKQIDTYSSQIDSEQSAAKELLEKVNSQEAVIDSLMKQQKDEEAAAALAAQKAQEEAARKAEQEAAEQQAAQQNASEGSSRDYDDVQEEIPSNTEASQESTEQEDTSSDDSQGKYLGRFRLTGYCNCALCHGQGYTASGTVPQAGRTVAMNGIPFGTKLLINGGVYVVEDRGVPYGNVDIYHDTHDQALSFGVGYAEVYQLN; translated from the coding sequence ATGAGAAATAAAAAATGTACAAGCTTATTTTTGACATTCCTGATTGCGAGTCTTACCATAACTCCGGTATACGCGTCTGCAACCCAGAAAAAGATTACAGAAGCGGAACAGCAGAAAACTGAGACACAAAGTAATTTGAACGCCTCACAGGATAAGATCAGCTCTCTGGAAGCCAAAAAAGGTGATCTGGAGGGATACCTTACGGAGTTGAACCGGCAGCTTACGGACCTGAGTAAGAACCTCTCAGATCTACAGGAAAAGTCAGATGCTAAGCAGGCAGAGTTACAACAGATCGAAGAGGAACTGAATGATGCGAAAGCCCGCAGGGAAGAGCAGTATGAGAGCATGAAGCTTCGTATTCAGTACATGTATGAGAATGGCAATGATTCCTACATGACTATGCTGACAGAAGCAAAGGACTTTACAGACTTCCTGAACAAGGCAGAGAACATTATGCAGCTCACAAAGTACGACCGGAAGATGCTGAACCTCTACAAGGAGACACAGCAGGAAATTGAAAATAAAGAAGCCGGTGCGAAAAAAGAGCAGGAAGCGCTTGAAGAACTGAAGCAGGAAAGTATGGACAAGCAGGCGGAGGTATCCGACCTGGTCAGAAATACATCCAAGCAGATTGATACATACAGCTCACAGATTGACAGTGAGCAGAGCGCAGCAAAAGAGCTGCTGGAGAAAGTAAATTCCCAGGAAGCCGTGATAGACAGCCTGATGAAACAGCAGAAGGATGAGGAAGCGGCAGCAGCGCTTGCAGCGCAGAAAGCCCAGGAGGAAGCAGCAAGAAAGGCAGAGCAGGAAGCCGCAGAACAGCAGGCTGCACAGCAGAATGCCTCAGAGGGATCCTCCCGGGATTATGACGACGTACAGGAAGAGATTCCTTCCAATACGGAAGCTTCACAGGAAAGCACAGAGCAGGAAGATACATCCTCAGACGATTCCCAGGGAAAATACCTGGGCAGATTCAGACTGACAGGTTATTGTAACTGTGCTCTCTGCCACGGACAGGGATACACAGCCAGCGGTACGGTTCCCCAGGCGGGAAGGACCGTGGCTATGAACGGTATTCCATTTGGAACAAAGCTTCTGATCAACGGAGGCGTCTATGTTGTGGAAGACAGAGGTGTACCTTACGGCAATGTGGATATCTACCATGATACACATGACCAGGCACTTTCCTTTGGTGTGGGATATGCGGAAGTATACCAGTTGAATTAA
- a CDS encoding DUF512 domain-containing protein: MKKCRHIIREVEAGSIAEELELACGDELLSINGQEIEDVFDYHYLVNDEYIEVLVRKADGEEWELEVEKEYEEDLGIVFESSLMDDYRSCSNKCVFCFIDQMPPGMRETLYFKDDDTRLSFLQGNYVTLTNMSDHDIDRIIHYHLGPINISFHTTNPELRCQMLHNRFAGDIFPKVQRLYEAGIEMNGQIVLCKGLNDGKELERSIEELAGYLPHLKSVSVVPVGLSKYRDGLYPLEPFGKEEAQNVISLIETWQKRLYEEYGLHFIHASDEWYLTAERELPPEENYDGYLQLDNGVGMLRLLESEVQEAMKNLSGDERKLEVSFATGQLAYPFIRRYADQVEKCYPHVKIHGYCVENRFFGEKITVSGLLTGQDIMEQLQGRPLGEYLLLPCNLLRSGENVFLDDVTVEQVEKQLNTPVKIVEEDGASLVSALLEKEAGRAHRRRQMYEQTDRSNCWTT; encoded by the coding sequence GTGAAAAAATGCAGACATATCATCCGGGAAGTGGAAGCCGGAAGCATTGCCGAGGAGCTGGAACTGGCTTGTGGGGATGAACTTCTGTCGATCAACGGACAGGAGATTGAGGATGTCTTTGACTATCACTACCTGGTGAATGATGAGTATATAGAGGTTCTTGTGCGGAAAGCTGACGGCGAGGAATGGGAGCTGGAGGTGGAAAAGGAGTACGAGGAGGACCTGGGGATCGTATTTGAGAGCAGTCTCATGGATGACTACCGTTCCTGCAGCAATAAATGCGTCTTCTGTTTTATTGACCAAATGCCTCCGGGTATGAGGGAAACCCTCTATTTTAAAGATGATGATACCCGTTTGTCATTTCTACAGGGAAACTATGTAACGCTCACAAATATGAGTGACCATGATATTGACAGGATTATCCATTATCATCTGGGACCCATTAATATTTCTTTCCATACAACCAATCCAGAGCTTCGCTGCCAAATGCTCCACAACCGTTTTGCCGGGGATATTTTCCCAAAGGTACAGAGGCTGTATGAGGCTGGAATTGAGATGAACGGGCAGATCGTACTGTGTAAAGGTCTGAATGACGGCAAAGAGCTAGAGAGAAGCATTGAGGAGCTGGCAGGCTATCTGCCTCATTTGAAAAGCGTCTCTGTGGTGCCGGTAGGATTAAGCAAATACAGGGATGGCCTGTATCCTTTGGAGCCATTTGGTAAAGAAGAGGCACAAAATGTCATTTCCCTGATTGAAACATGGCAGAAACGGTTATATGAAGAATATGGCTTACATTTTATACACGCAAGTGATGAGTGGTATCTGACTGCCGAAAGAGAACTGCCCCCTGAAGAAAATTATGACGGCTACCTGCAGCTTGATAATGGTGTGGGAATGCTGCGGCTGCTGGAGAGTGAAGTGCAGGAGGCCATGAAAAATCTTTCCGGGGACGAAAGAAAGCTGGAGGTATCTTTTGCAACCGGTCAACTGGCATATCCCTTTATCCGCAGATACGCGGACCAGGTGGAAAAGTGCTATCCCCATGTTAAGATCCATGGCTACTGTGTGGAGAACCGTTTCTTTGGGGAGAAGATCACGGTGTCAGGGCTTTTGACCGGACAGGATATCATGGAACAGCTTCAGGGCAGGCCTCTCGGGGAATACCTGCTGCTGCCCTGCAATCTGCTCAGAAGCGGTGAGAATGTGTTTCTCGATGATGTGACCGTAGAGCAGGTGGAAAAACAGTTAAATACTCCCGTTAAAATAGTGGAAGAGGACGGCGCCTCTCTGGTGTCGGCACTTCTGGAAAAAGAGGCGGGAAGAGCACATAGAAGGAGACAGATGTATGAGCAAACCGATCGTAGCAATTGTTGGACGACCTAA